The Watersipora subatra chromosome 1, tzWatSuba1.1, whole genome shotgun sequence genome has a window encoding:
- the LOC137398685 gene encoding uncharacterized protein — MRKTYGKSHGFEGIVSVGQRRRQDVFSDSISSSSSNSSMETRIQKAEARRHLTGKTALRDVGNVAHPDADSKPKRNKPIKKKDRSAQENIPNFDSFDDYDLLVQKVTPIKTHVSLSIPTSEDNWDNYPSQQILTELNCCQKQSQHIANLSPAVRSRDLAANVGDRCKPLHICLERLPSYRENCSENELTRSSRSGSHYDGSYVSSLPVSMQTRRAKRLRELMGESNSSMNTSTPEQLCKKISRINSPASRLDLSHIPALDIDDVETEAEELISGMSHVSLHDSLKGLHSPPLSPDAEEAMPVHSSCVDSLVATTNSLSVLSLSDDKSSHLIDHSTGPQQSVSLFTLSYRAGSTLDGISEEEEDPSSLPCQPTTDSSESRIESGLSSNLPEYMTPEKTPTSGVGHSPSRGHKLSIECQEALLLSLKKMKRLSLQELAQKTRRKQILRHCLQSKVYGWLDYRPSSELRKFVKIAEGVYGEVFKFRKDGEVTIIKVVPMDGECTVNDEPQKRFTEMANEIEVTRELSRLGYNFINTKRVVCVQGQYPDILLEKWDNYPNSENDRPDYFLPDQHYAVFEFGDGGEALESYEFASPAEALSCLLQVGWSLAVAEDACEFEHRDLHWGNVLIAQDSTPSITYKFHSTGQQFAYKVDTSGIRVNIIDFTLSRLRKDNETIHFDLADDETLFQGVGDYQFDVYRQMKDVTGNEWKNFHSITNVLWMRYLLDKLIKSKSFPSTRGQTPTASQLKRTLINLYTRCAGYSSTVQMVLSDEFFQEYSLEERL; from the exons ATGCGGAAGACATATGGAAAATCTCATGGATTTGAGGGCATAGTTTCAGTTGGCCAGAGGAGACGACAAGATGTTTTCTCTGATTCTATAAGTTCATCATCCAGCAACTCATCTATGGAAACTCGAATCCAGAAAGCTGAGGCCAGAAG ACATTTGACGGGCAAGACAGCATTGAGAGATGTTGGTAATGTAGCTCATCCGGATGCTGATAGTAAGCCAAAGCGGAACAAACCAATTAAAAAAAAGGATAGATCGGCGCAAGAGAATATTCCCAACTTTGATTCATTTGATGACTATGATTTGCTCGTTCAGAAGGTGACACCTATTAAAACACATGTTTCTCTCTCTATACCAACAAGTGAGGATAATTGGGACAACTATCCTAGTCAGCAGATTTTGACGGAGTTAAACTGCTGCCAGAAGCAGTCTCAACATATTGCTAATTTATCACCCGCCGTCAGATCAAGAGATCTTGCTGCAAATGTGGGAGACCGATGTAAGCCATTGCATATCTGTCTGGAGAGACTACCAAGTTACAGAGAGAATTGTAGTGAGAACGAGCTTACTCGCAGTAGTCGTAGTGGTAGCCATTATGATGGCAGTTATGTCTCTAGTCTTCCTGTGAGTATGCAGACAAGGAGAGCAAAGAGGCTTAGGGAGCTGATGGGGGAGAGCAACTCTAGCATGAATACAAGTACACCTGAACAACTGTGCAAAAAAATCTCAAG AATAAATTCTCCTGCAAGCAGGTTAGACCTGTCACACATACCTGCATTAGACATCGATGATGTCGAGACAGAAGCGGAGGAACTGATATCTGGCATGAGTCATGTGTCTCTTCATGATTCCCTAAAGGGTCTTCATTCACCACCGCTCTCTCCAGATGCCGAGGAAGCCATGCCAGTGCACTCCTCGTGTGTTGACTCACTGGTGGCTACCACTAACAGTCTCTCCGTGCTCTCCCTTTCAGACGATAAGAGTTCTCATCTCATAGACCACTCTACTGGCCCGCAACAGTCCGTCTCTCTCTTCACTCTATCTTACAG GGCTGGCTCCACACTAGATGGTATATCGGAAGAAGAAGAGGATCCCTCGTCGCTACCCTGTCAACCGACCACAGATAGCTCAGAGAGCAGAATAGAGTCAGGCTTGAGCTCCAACTTGCCTGAATATATGACACCTGAGAAAACTCCGACATCCGGCGTTGGCCATTCCCCTAGCAGAG GTCACAAGCTGTCAATTGAGTGTCAGGAAGCTCTCTTATTATCTTTGAAG AAAATGAAACGCCTTAGCTTACAGGAACTTGCACAGAAGACTCGAAGGAAGCAAATACTAAGGCATTGCTTACAGTCTAAAGTCTATGGCTGGTTAGACTACAGGCCTTCTAG TGAACTGCGAAAGTTTGTGAAGATTGCGGAAGGTGTGTATGGAGAAGTATTCAAGTTTAGGAAAGATGGTGAAGTCACTATAATAAAG GTAGTCCCTATGGATGGGGAATGCACTGTGAATGATGAACCTCAGAAACGATTTACTGAAATGGCAAACGAGATAGAAGTGACAag GGAACTAAGTAGGCTTGGATACAACTTCATTAACACCAAGAGAGTAGTCTGTGTGCAAGGGCAGTATCCTGATATTCTATTGGAGAAATGGGACAACTACCCCAACTCGGAGAATGATCGTCCAG ACTATTTTCTTCCTGATCAGCACTATGCAGTGTTCGAGTTCGGCGATGGCGGTGAAGCTTTAGAGTCCTACGAG TTTGCAAGTCCCGCTGAGGCTTTGAGCTGCCTGCTGCAAGTAGGGTGGTCCCTCGCCGTGGCAGAGGATGCATGCGAGTTTGAACACAGAGACCTGCACTGGGGCAATGTGCTCATAGCCCAAGACTCTACTCCTTCCATCACTTATAAATTCCACTCAACAGGCCAGCAGTTCGCCTACAAAGTCGACACATCAGGCATCAGAGTCAACATTATCGACTTCACGCTGTCACGTTTACGGAAAG ACAATGAGACGATACACTTTGATCTAGCGGATGATGAAACGCTGTTTCAAGGCGTTGGAGACTATCAGTTTGATGTCTATCGCCAAATGAAGGATGTAACTGG caatgAATGGAAGAACTTCCACAGCATAACTAATGTTCTCTGGATGCGGTATTTGTTGGACAAGTTGATCAAGAGCAAGTCATTTCCATCGACACGAGGGCAGACGCCCACCGCTAGCCAATTGAAGCGAACACTCATAAATCTATACACCCGATGTGCTGGATATTCTTCAACTGTTCAAATGGTCTTATCTGATGAGTTTTTTCAAGAATATAGCCTAGAGGAGAGATTATGA
- the LOC137396666 gene encoding protein hunchback-like — protein MEVMEVMEVMEVMEVMEAMEAMEAMEATDSVARRGQNPFILATSFEPQTVHSTTQLQSLNSMRYLGNHPNHASDRYHMEMQRPRLEPIPTLNTASTSYNGLHIESPQETPNETEGSSGDAFNYQGDALSPEHPRNFRITPVIEDGKAFYYCHLCSFCGESTAAILNTGTKNAWERLSATSTGGEKESLKQHLEKHFHHRCVKCDYTSRTEGRLKQHLQRFHLGQSAATEGSPSDKPVQQTLGDADKQIEAAVPARPTRTPVRRKVHRCKQCEFTCVNKNDFWAHARTHIKEDKILQCPKCNFVTEYKHHLEYHLRNHFGSKPYKCQKCNYTCVNKSMLNSHMKSHTSIYQYRCASCTYATKYCHSLKLHLKKYDHTPASILNLDGTVEHDTSSLLTMKRSGPRSAKVKVEKKSKNDRTSAHTPLVQQPSSSHNFPPPPPPSGVMPFWPPAPFGGDMAGSQSPLVPMAMNQLFRGLMPPALKQTKTGHDSASGSMYPNSPKCDECGLVMNTQEQLTQHKAARHGNHQTSGMLGLFGNMHADRLPNGMMWPRPDMLGMSAAVKAAMSFPPFGQTNPMQLGFTRPSAHPFPFMKGSPQTSFNSGTPVPVTHASSASNESSVDTAATVETPLDLTKSGEVEDQQKGNHVASRARSRKGKALKLDALCLRLQEKMTSETKDKAEPSTAIASDGSSPQPVDEMRRNQYPLPAESGEAFSDNNHLKLNVESVDNNNMECESPRQCEESSMEEKSLSHEINNNMEGAEPVAAVEKHNGPEKYTCSHCDITFGNCAIYAMHMGYHGYRNPFVCNMCGEECVDEVAFFCHIARAVHP, from the exons GGGGCAGAACCCTTTCATCCTTGCTACCTCATTTGAACCTCAGACGGTCCATTCAACAACGCAGCTACAGAGCCTCAACTCTATGAGATATCTTGGCAACCATCCTAACCACGCTTCTGATCGCTACCATATGGAGATGCAGAGACCTAGGCTTGAACCGATACCCACCCTGAACACTGCTTCTACTTCCTATAACGGACTTCACAtag AGAGCCCTCAAGAGACCCCCAATGAAACGGAAGGCTCGTCTGGTGACGCATTTAATTACCAAGGAGATGCTTTGTCACCCGAGCATCCCCGTAACTTCCGGATAACTCCAGTGATAGAGGATGGGAAGGCTTTTTACTACTGCCACTTGTGCAGCTTCTGTGGTGAGTCAACAGCTGCCATTTTAAATACGGGGACAAAAAATGCTTG GGAAAGGCTATCGGCGACCTCTACTG GCGGAGAAAAAGAGTCACTTAAGCAACATTTAGAGAAGCACTTTCACCATCGGTGTGTCAAGTGTGATTACACGTCCCGTACGGAGGGGCGTCTCAAGCAGCACCTGCAGAGATTTCATCTTGGACAAAGCGCAGCGACCG AAGGCAGCCCAAGTGATAAACCGGTACAGCAAACCTTGGGAGATGCTGATAAGCAAATCGAAGCTGCAGTCCCAGCACGCCCAACACGAACTCCTGTACGACGCAAGGTTCACCGCTGCAAACAGTGTGAATTTACATGTGTCAACAAG AACGACTTCTGGGCTCATGCTAGAACTCATATAAAAGAAGACAAGATCTTGCAGTGTCCAAAGTGTAACTTTGTTACCGAGTACAAGCATCACCTTGAATATCACTTGAGAAATCATTTTGGTTCAAAACCTTACAAGTGTCAGAAATGCAACTACACATGCGTGAACAAG TCAATGTTGAACAGTCACATGAAGTCACACACAAGCATCTACCAGTATCGCTGCGCATCCTGTACCTACGCTACTAAGTACTGCCACAGTCTCAAGCTTCACCTAAAAAAGTACGATCACACTCCGGCCTCTATTCTCAATCTGGATGGTACCGTAGAGCACGACACATCTTCATTACTTACCATGAAGCGAAGTGGGCCAAGAAGCGCAAAAGTAAAGGTTGAAAAGAAATCGAAGAATGATAGAACATCAGCTCACACTCCTTTGGTGCAACAACCTTC TAGTTCACATAACTTTCCTCCGCCACCACCACCTTCTGGAGTGATGCCATTCTGGCCACCAGCACCATTTGGAGGAGATATGGCAGGTTCCCAGTCACCTCTTGTCCCGATGGCTATGAATCAATTGTTCAGGGGGTTGATGCCTCCGGCCCTCAAACAAACTAAGACTGGCCATGACTCTGCAAGTGGCTCGATGTATCCCAACTCTCCCAAATGCGATGAGTGTGGCCTTGTCATGAACACACAAGAACAGCTTACACAACACAAGGCTGCA CGCCATGGTAATCATCAGACATCAGGCATGCTGGGACTGTTTGGAAACATGCATGCTGACAGACTCCCAAATGGTATGATGTGGCCACGACCTGACATGCTTGGAATGTCTGCTGCCGTCAAAGCTGCCATGTCGTTTCCCCCATTTGGGCAGACAAATCCTATGCAACTTG GATTTACTAGGCCTTCTGCTCATCCATTTCCATTCATGAAAGGGAGTCCACAGACATCATTCAACAGTGGCACACCTGTTCCCGTTACTCACGCAAGCTCTGCCAGTAACGAAAGCAGTGTTGACACTGCTGCGACTGTAGAAACCCCATTAGATCTCACAAAATCTGGTGAGGTAGAAGACCAGCAGAAGGGCAACCACGTGGCCAGCAGAGCCAGATCCAGAAAAGGCAAGGCCTTGAAATTAGATGCTCTGTGCCTTCGACTGCAGGAGAAGATGACTTCAGAAACTAAAGATAAGGCCGAACCTTCAACCGCAATTGCTAGTGATGGTTCCAGTCCTCAGCCGGTAGATGAAATGAGAAGAAACCAATACCCATTGCCTGCTGAGTCTGGAGAAGCTTTTTCTGACAATAACCATCTCAAGCTGAATGTGGAATCAGTTGATAACAATAATATGGAATGTGAAAG TCCCAGACAGTGCGAGGAAAGTTCAATGGAAGAGAAATCTCTTTCTCATGAGATTAACAACAACATGGAAGGTGCTGAACCAGTGGCAGCAGTAGAGAAGCACAATGGACCAGAGAAGTACACATGTTCACATTGTGATATCACATTTGGTAATTGTGCCATCTACGCAATGCACATGGGCTATCACGGCTACCGGAACCCGTTTGTGTGCAACATGTGTGGCGAGGAATGCGTAGACGAAGTGGCATTCTTTTGCCACATCGCTCGTGCCGTACACCCATGA